Sequence from the Raphanus sativus cultivar WK10039 unplaced genomic scaffold, ASM80110v3 Scaffold1470, whole genome shotgun sequence genome:
TCTGGTGTTGAGAGCAATGCTCTTACTGTTGATGGAGTTCCTGTTGACTCTTATCTCAccaggtttcttttttttttctcattcaaAAATGAGTTGATTGCTGATTTGGTGGTGATTGAGTTCGGAACTTGTTTTAGGTTTGTGTGGGATGAAGCTAAGTACCCAACAATGTCACCTTTGAAGGAGGTTGTGGAGAATATTCAGTCTCAGGTTGCCAAGATTGAAGATGATCTCAAGGTATTTCAGCTTAAACCTTTTGATACAAGCCTGCATAATGCGAGTTTCTTTGTGAAGAGTACTAGTATGTAGATCTTGTTTTACGCTATGGTTAGAAATATAGTCTGGTGATTAATTGAACTGTGGTTCGTGTTAACGACTCTTATTGCACGTATGTTCAGGTTCGTGTCGCTGAGTATAACAATGTCCGCGGTCAACTCAATGCCATTAACCGAAAGCAGAGTGGAAGGTAagcttttctcttctttctcttattcatactgttcttatcGATCTAAGTTTTCGTGATACATGTTCGAACATGTGTTTTTCCTGGATAATGCTGTTGGTATTTACTgcctagattttttttaaaactatatgttTATGGCAATGTGGCTGAGTTTTATCTTCCTCCTTTTTGTTACAGCTTAGCTGTTCGTGACCTCTCAAACTTGGTTAAGCCAGAAGATATTGTTGCGTCAGAACATCTCGTGACTCTCCTTGCTGTTGTTCCAAAGTACTCCCAGAAAGACTGGCTAGCATGTTATGAGACATTAACCGAATATGTGGTAAGTTGTTGTTTTCTTGAGTTTATAGAATAGACCAATGATAGCCACTTAATATCTTCCGTCACAGTGCAATTGATAATAATTACTTTATTTAAACTGTTTCAGGTTCCTAGGTCCTCGAAGAAATTGTTTGAGGATAATGAGTATGCTCTTTACACCGTCACTCTCTTTACTCGTGTTGCGGACAATTTCAGGACAAGTGCTCGTGAGAAAGGATTCCAAGTGAGTATGCTAAGTCAAGTTTCTTGATATGACCTCGAAAGCTTCGTTAGAAGTTAGAAATAACTACCTGCTAGTAGTAGTGATACAATCAGAAATAACTACCTGTTGATTCTAAAAGCTTTGTTTATCTTATGTTGTACACCGTTCTCTTTAGGTCCGTGATTTTGAACATAGCGTTGAAGCACAAGAGACTCGTAAACAAGAGCTAGAAAAGTTGGTTCAGGATCAGGAAAGTTTGAGAACCTCTCTTTTGCAATGGTGCTACACCAGCTATGGAGAGGTACGCATAGCTATGCTCTGGTAACATCATCTTAGAAATCAATACCCGTATCTTTCTTGATCGTTTGGTCTATATGTGTAGGTTTTCAGCTCCTGGATGCATTTCTGTGCTGTGCGCATATTCGCTGAGAGCATTATGAGATATGGTTTACCTCCTGCGTTCTTGGTAAACTAAGACTCCAAGCTGTTCTTTTTAAGTGAATCCCTCAACCCTGTTAGCTCCCTGACCAAACTACTTTCTCTTGGCATGAGTTATTTTCCAGGCATGCGTCTTATCTCCGGCTGTGAAGAGTGAAAAGAAAGTGCGCTCCATTCTTGAACGCTTGTGTGATTCTACCAACAGGTATGTTAAAAGTCTCTGCTTTATCGCTCTAGACATAGGTTACCTGGAAGCTGATTGTATGATAAAAAAATGCAGTTTATACTGGAAAAGCGAGGAGGATGGAGGAGCTGCCATGGCTGGTTTAGCAGGTGACTCAGAGACACATCCTTATGTCTCCTTCACGATCAACCTTGCTTGAAATTGATGAGAGATTGGTTTGatgcttcttctccatctcagtCTCCATCTGTTATGTTTGTTTGTGttctatatatttcattttttatttttcgtaatatattttgaaaataaaagaagGAAATATTAAGGTGGCACTCAAGATACTGTAATTTATTTGGCCGGAGTCTTTTTAGATTCCGGTGCGTTTCTGTTACTTGTGGAGGAGAAGATGTTATACAGTTTGTTACCTTcttgaataataatattttcttatttcattgtaacattttataaatttatgct
This genomic interval carries:
- the LOC108822479 gene encoding V-type proton ATPase subunit C-like, which produces MTSRYWVVSLPVKDSSSTSWNRLQEQISKHSFDTPLYRFNIPNLRVGTLDSLLALGDDLLKSNSFVEGVSQKIRRQIEELERISGVESNALTVDGVPVDSYLTRFVWDEAKYPTMSPLKEVVENIQSQVAKIEDDLKVRVAEYNNVRGQLNAINRKQSGSLAVRDLSNLVKPEDIVASEHLVTLLAVVPKYSQKDWLACYETLTEYVVPRSSKKLFEDNEYALYTVTLFTRVADNFRTSAREKGFQVRDFEHSVEAQETRKQELEKLVQDQESLRTSLLQWCYTSYGEVFSSWMHFCAVRIFAESIMRYGLPPAFLACVLSPAVKSEKKVRSILERLCDSTNSLYWKSEEDGGAAMAGLAGDSETHPYVSFTINLA